In the Flavobacterium acetivorans genome, one interval contains:
- a CDS encoding glycerophosphodiester phosphodiesterase: MLKIGHRGAKGHAPENSLISFQKALDMQVDGIELDVHLSADGELIVIHDETIDRTTSGKGLVNKLSLHELKSVLIENKHEIPTLQEVFDLVNQNCVINIELKTYETAAKVTELIEKYVSEKNWQYDCFLVSSFDWNALQQIRFLNDEIPIGILTETNLDLALAFAKFIQAKSIHPHFHLLTKENTKRMQEKGFQVFPWTVNEQEDLKKIKSFNVNGIITDFPDRI; encoded by the coding sequence ATGCTCAAAATAGGTCATCGCGGAGCCAAAGGACATGCGCCTGAAAACAGCTTAATTTCTTTCCAAAAAGCATTGGATATGCAAGTGGATGGCATAGAATTAGATGTTCATCTGAGCGCTGACGGGGAACTCATAGTCATTCATGATGAAACAATCGACAGAACGACGAGCGGAAAAGGTTTGGTAAATAAACTATCTTTGCACGAATTGAAAAGTGTCCTGATCGAAAACAAACACGAAATTCCCACCTTACAGGAAGTATTCGATTTGGTAAACCAAAATTGCGTGATCAATATCGAATTAAAAACCTACGAAACTGCCGCTAAAGTCACGGAACTAATCGAAAAGTATGTTTCGGAAAAAAACTGGCAGTACGATTGTTTTCTGGTTTCCAGCTTTGATTGGAACGCCTTGCAACAAATTCGGTTTCTAAACGATGAAATCCCGATTGGGATATTGACAGAAACAAATTTGGACTTGGCTTTGGCTTTCGCCAAATTCATTCAGGCAAAATCAATTCATCCGCACTTTCATTTATTGACGAAAGAGAACACAAAACGAATGCAAGAAAAAGGCTTCCAAGTTTTCCCTTGGACCGTCAACGAACAGGAAGACCTTAAAAAAATAAAATCATTTAACGTAAACGGAATCATCACCGATTTTCCAGATAGAATATGA
- a CDS encoding TspO/MBR family protein — protein MNKITKILIVVVTCLAIGYFSGIVTRSSIETWYPTLIKPSFNPPNWVFAPVWSMLYIMMGVAAALVWDRMESDKEAVKRALLIFAIQLALNALWSYLFFGLHNPMLAGIEIVLLWLLIYETYIHFSKINKIAGYLILPYLAWVSFATVLNASIWWLNR, from the coding sequence ATGAATAAAATTACTAAAATACTTATTGTTGTTGTTACTTGTCTAGCTATCGGTTATTTTTCTGGTATTGTGACCCGTTCCAGTATTGAAACCTGGTATCCTACCTTGATAAAACCGAGTTTTAATCCGCCCAATTGGGTTTTTGCTCCAGTGTGGAGTATGCTGTATATTATGATGGGAGTTGCGGCGGCACTAGTTTGGGACCGAATGGAATCCGATAAGGAAGCGGTCAAAAGAGCCTTGCTCATTTTTGCAATTCAATTGGCTTTAAATGCTTTGTGGTCCTATTTGTTTTTTGGATTACACAACCCGATGCTTGCCGGAATCGAGATTGTATTGTTGTGGTTATTAATTTATGAAACCTATATCCATTTTTCCAAAATCAATAAAATAGCGGGTTATTTAATCTTGCCTTATTTGGCTTGGGTAAGTTTTGCGACGGTGTTGAATGCCAGTATTTGGTGGTTGAACCGTTAG
- a CDS encoding NAD(P)/FAD-dependent oxidoreductase, which produces MNQNFDIIIVGGGAAGFFTAINIVEKNPKLKVAILERGNEVLQKVRISGGGRCNVTHACFEPNELVKFYPRGEKELRGPFHQFCSGDTIEWFEKHGVELKIEDEGRMFPVSNSSQTIIDCFLKATQKLGITVLTGQSVQSIFKKDDFWKIETQNENYIATKLILATGSNPKVWEMLQTFGHAVVSPVPSLFTFNIKDSRIKELPGVAAQVSVKVKDTKLTSTGPLLITHWGMSGPAILKLSAWGARILHDKNYQFTIFVNWLNDIETSEAEKILKDLKQENAKKAVSKKSPFDFPNRLWESLVLASGIETETKWADLSKVQLQNLADQLTNASFQVNGKSTFKEEFVTAGGIDLKEINFKTMESKLHENLYFAGEIVNIDAITGGFNFQNAWTSGFILANNI; this is translated from the coding sequence ATGAACCAGAATTTTGATATAATTATAGTGGGCGGTGGCGCTGCAGGTTTTTTCACAGCCATCAATATTGTGGAGAAAAACCCAAAATTGAAAGTAGCCATTTTAGAACGCGGCAACGAAGTACTCCAAAAAGTACGTATTTCAGGTGGCGGACGTTGCAATGTGACCCATGCTTGTTTTGAACCCAACGAATTGGTAAAATTTTATCCGCGAGGCGAAAAAGAATTACGCGGTCCTTTTCATCAGTTTTGCTCCGGAGACACGATTGAATGGTTCGAAAAACACGGCGTGGAACTCAAAATTGAAGATGAAGGACGAATGTTTCCCGTTTCAAATTCCTCTCAAACTATCATTGATTGCTTCCTCAAAGCCACCCAAAAACTGGGAATTACGGTTCTTACAGGCCAGAGTGTACAATCGATTTTCAAAAAAGATGATTTCTGGAAAATAGAAACCCAAAACGAAAATTATATTGCCACGAAACTAATTTTGGCCACAGGAAGCAACCCTAAAGTCTGGGAAATGCTACAAACTTTCGGCCATGCGGTTGTCAGTCCGGTTCCTTCCTTATTCACCTTCAACATCAAAGATTCCAGAATCAAAGAATTGCCTGGCGTTGCGGCGCAAGTCAGCGTAAAAGTAAAAGACACAAAACTGACCTCAACGGGACCATTGTTAATCACGCATTGGGGCATGAGCGGTCCTGCAATTTTGAAATTATCGGCTTGGGGAGCGCGCATCTTGCATGATAAAAATTACCAGTTCACCATTTTCGTCAATTGGCTCAATGACATTGAAACTTCCGAAGCCGAAAAAATCCTGAAAGATTTAAAACAAGAAAACGCCAAAAAGGCTGTTTCTAAAAAATCCCCTTTCGACTTCCCAAATCGCTTGTGGGAAAGTCTGGTTCTTGCCTCTGGCATTGAAACGGAAACCAAATGGGCCGATTTATCTAAAGTTCAATTGCAAAATTTGGCTGATCAGCTAACGAATGCGTCTTTTCAAGTTAACGGAAAAAGCACTTTTAAGGAAGAATTTGTAACCGCTGGCGGAATCGATTTAAAAGAAATCAATTTCAAAACCATGGAAAGTAAACTACATGAAAACCTTTATTTTGCCGGAGAAATCGTCAATATCGATGCCATTACCGGCGGATTTAATTTTCAGAATGCCTGGACGAGTGGGTTTATTTTGGCCAACAACATTTAA
- a CDS encoding acyl transferase, translated as MITAADIFAISNQKQFEKIALKVFRYQYENNLVYQEFCNYLKVDVQKVKSLVQIPFLPIQFFKSHAVVSNTDAIEETFTSSGTTGMITSKHLVTDASIYEESYRKAFSQFYGNIEDYVVLALLPSYLEREGSSLIYMVEDLIQLSNQPESGFYLHNHDELIKKLLELDQAGQNVILIGVTYALLDLIEKHPFQLQHTIIMETGGMKGKRKEMIREELHQQLCEGFGVSAIHSEYGMTELLSQAYSLGEGIFECPSWMQILVRDTEDALTYIKDGKTGGINVIDLANINSCSFIATQDLGKKNPNNSFEVLGRFDNSDIRGCNLMVI; from the coding sequence TTGATTACAGCCGCCGATATATTTGCCATTTCGAACCAGAAGCAATTTGAAAAAATAGCCTTAAAAGTATTTCGTTACCAATATGAAAACAATTTAGTCTATCAGGAATTCTGCAATTACCTAAAAGTAGATGTGCAAAAGGTAAAATCATTGGTTCAAATCCCATTTTTACCTATACAATTTTTCAAAAGCCATGCTGTGGTTTCCAATACTGACGCCATCGAAGAAACCTTCACCAGCAGTGGAACAACCGGAATGATTACCAGCAAACATCTGGTAACTGATGCTTCTATCTATGAGGAAAGTTATCGAAAAGCATTTTCTCAATTTTATGGAAACATTGAAGATTATGTTGTTTTGGCCTTGCTTCCATCCTATTTGGAACGCGAGGGTTCGTCACTGATTTACATGGTCGAAGATTTGATTCAATTATCCAATCAGCCCGAGAGCGGTTTTTATTTGCATAACCACGACGAACTGATCAAAAAACTACTCGAATTAGACCAAGCCGGACAAAATGTAATTCTTATTGGTGTTACTTATGCCTTATTGGATTTAATCGAAAAACACCCTTTTCAACTGCAACATACCATCATCATGGAAACTGGCGGAATGAAAGGCAAGCGCAAAGAAATGATTCGCGAAGAACTGCACCAGCAACTTTGTGAAGGTTTTGGCGTTTCGGCCATTCATTCAGAATATGGTATGACCGAATTGCTTTCGCAAGCCTATTCTCTTGGCGAAGGCATATTTGAATGCCCTTCCTGGATGCAAATCCTCGTTCGCGATACCGAAGATGCTTTGACTTACATAAAAGACGGAAAAACCGGCGGCATCAACGTAATTGATTTGGCCAATATCAATTCCTGTTCCTTTATTGCCACGCAGGATTTGGGCAAAAAAAATCCCAACAACTCTTTCGAGGTATTGGGACGTTTTGATAATTCGGATATTAGAGGTTGTAATTTAATGGTTATTTAA
- a CDS encoding diphosphomevalonate/mevalonate 3,5-bisphosphate decarboxylase family protein, with the protein MFSANDFIPTSYSQNVEQGNFHWSAPSNIALVKYWGKKDDQIPANPSVSFTLNNCKTTTKMAFAKKEKQDTFSFDLLFEGKPKEDFKPKIQKFLERIEIYLPFLKDYHFTIDTENTFPHSSGIASSASGMAALAMNLMSLEKALNPEMTEDYFYQKASFLARLGSGSACRSVKGEVVVWGNQANIKDSSDLYGVEFPYTIHKNFKNYQDTILLVDKGEKQVSSTLGHDLMHNHPFAERRFAQAHENLDKLISIFESGNLEEFIKIVESEALTLHAMMMTSMPYFILMKPNTLEIINAIWKFRNDTKIPICFTLDAGANVHVLYPENVSATVLQFIQQELVGFCQNGQYLCDSLGNGAMQL; encoded by the coding sequence ATGTTTTCAGCAAACGATTTTATTCCTACTTCTTATTCTCAAAATGTGGAACAAGGCAATTTCCACTGGAGTGCGCCCAGCAATATTGCTTTGGTAAAATATTGGGGGAAAAAAGATGATCAGATTCCGGCCAATCCATCGGTGAGTTTTACTCTGAACAATTGCAAAACGACTACTAAAATGGCTTTTGCCAAGAAAGAAAAACAAGATACTTTTTCTTTTGATTTGCTTTTTGAAGGAAAACCAAAAGAAGATTTCAAACCAAAAATCCAAAAATTCCTGGAACGAATTGAAATCTATTTGCCTTTTTTGAAAGACTATCATTTTACGATTGATACTGAAAATACCTTTCCACACAGCTCGGGGATTGCCTCTTCGGCTTCTGGGATGGCGGCTTTGGCGATGAACCTAATGAGTTTGGAAAAAGCATTAAATCCTGAAATGACCGAAGACTACTTTTATCAAAAAGCCTCTTTTCTGGCCCGATTAGGATCTGGCAGCGCCTGCCGCAGTGTGAAAGGCGAGGTCGTAGTTTGGGGAAATCAGGCCAATATTAAAGACAGTTCCGATTTGTATGGCGTGGAATTTCCTTATACTATTCATAAGAACTTCAAGAATTATCAAGACACCATCTTATTAGTCGATAAAGGCGAAAAACAAGTCTCCAGCACTCTGGGACATGACTTGATGCACAACCATCCTTTTGCCGAAAGGCGATTTGCACAAGCGCATGAAAACCTGGATAAGCTGATTTCTATTTTTGAAAGCGGGAATCTGGAAGAATTCATTAAAATTGTCGAAAGCGAAGCTTTGACCTTACATGCCATGATGATGACCTCGATGCCGTATTTTATATTGATGAAACCCAATACCTTGGAAATCATCAATGCCATTTGGAAATTCAGAAATGACACTAAAATTCCAATTTGTTTCACGCTGGATGCCGGTGCCAATGTACATGTTTTGTATCCCGAAAACGTTAGCGCTACTGTATTACAATTTATTCAACAAGAATTAGTTGGCTTTTGTCAAAATGGGCAGTACCTTTGCGATTCGTTAGGAAATGGCGCAATGCAGTTATAA
- a CDS encoding mevalonate kinase family protein yields MKGPLFYSKILLFGEYGIIRDSKGLSIPYNFYNGALKRDENPSAEALASNASLNRFATYLGTLQSEQPELVAFDLETLKNDIETGMYFDSSIPQGYGVGSSGALVAAIYDKYAQDKITVLENLTREKLLQLKAIFSQMESFFHGKSSGLDPLNSYLSIPILINSKDNIEATGIPNQSLDGKGAVFLLDSGIVGETAPMVNIFMENLKDKGFRAMLKNQFVKYTDACVENFLGGDMKSLFLNTKKLSRVVLNNFKPMIPEQFHAIWQKGIDTNDYYLKLCGSGGGGYILGFTQDLEKAKIALKDYKLEVVYQF; encoded by the coding sequence ATGAAAGGACCCTTATTTTACTCAAAAATATTACTCTTTGGAGAATACGGAATTATTCGCGACTCTAAAGGACTGTCTATTCCTTATAATTTTTATAACGGGGCATTAAAAAGAGATGAAAATCCTTCTGCCGAAGCCCTTGCATCCAATGCCAGCTTGAACCGTTTTGCCACTTATTTAGGCACTTTACAAAGTGAACAGCCTGAATTAGTCGCTTTTGATTTAGAGACATTAAAAAATGACATTGAGACTGGAATGTATTTTGATTCCAGCATTCCACAAGGCTACGGTGTGGGAAGTAGTGGCGCTTTAGTTGCTGCTATTTATGACAAATATGCCCAGGATAAAATTACGGTTCTTGAGAATTTGACTCGCGAAAAACTATTGCAACTTAAAGCTATATTTTCTCAAATGGAAAGTTTTTTTCACGGAAAAAGTTCCGGATTAGATCCTTTAAACAGCTATTTAAGCATCCCTATTTTAATCAATTCCAAAGACAATATCGAGGCTACCGGAATTCCGAATCAAAGTCTTGATGGCAAAGGCGCCGTGTTTCTATTAGATTCAGGAATTGTGGGAGAAACTGCCCCGATGGTCAATATTTTCATGGAAAACCTAAAAGACAAAGGATTCCGTGCGATGCTAAAAAACCAATTTGTAAAATACACTGATGCCTGTGTTGAGAATTTCTTGGGCGGAGATATGAAATCATTGTTTTTGAACACCAAGAAACTTTCAAGAGTAGTTTTGAACAACTTCAAACCGATGATTCCGGAGCAATTTCATGCCATTTGGCAAAAAGGAATTGACACCAATGATTATTACCTAAAATTATGCGGATCTGGCGGTGGTGGTTATATTCTTGGTTTTACCCAAGACTTAGAAAAAGCAAAAATTGCTTTGAAAGATTATAAACTGGAAGTGGTTTATCAGTTTTAA
- a CDS encoding glycoside hydrolase family 97 protein → MKNLIVTAFILLAFCNTGKAQQLKSPEGKFVMEFSLLNDGTPSYNLKYKNKEVIKSSKLGLELKDDTKSLLNDFAVVDTKTATFDESWKPVWGEVNQIRNHYNELAVTLNQKGTDRQIIIRFRLFDDGLGFRYEFPTQKNLTYFVIKEERTQFAMAGDHTAFWIPGDYDTQEYDYTQSKLSEIRGLSEKAYTENVSQKSFSPTGVQTSLMMKSADGIYINLHEAALINYSCMHLNLDDKNMIFQSWLTPDANGDKGYMQAPNHSPWRTIIVSDDARQILASKMTLNLNDPCKIEDTSWIKPVKYIGVWWEMITGKSSWAYTNDFPTVQLGITDYAKAKPNGTHGATTAHVKEYIDFAAKHGFDAVLVEGWNEGWEDWFGHSKDYVFDFVTPYPDFDVKGIHAYAKAKGVKMIMHHETSGSVRNYERHMDKAYQFMNDNGYNAVKSGYVGSILPSGENHYNQWAINHYQYAIEKAADYKIMVNAHEAVRPTGISRTYPNLIGNESARGTEYQAFGGSKANHVTILPFTRLIGGPMDYTPGIFEMDISKLNPDNKSHVNSTIANQLALYVTMYSPLQMAADLIEHYNQFPDAFQFIKDVAVDWDESNYLEAEPGDYITVARKAKGTNNWFVGNVNGNISRTSNINFDFLEKGKKYTATIYADAKDAHFKTNPQAYKIRKMTVTNKSKLSQLSAPGGGYAISIIENN, encoded by the coding sequence ATGAAGAATTTAATTGTAACAGCATTCATTCTGCTTGCATTTTGCAACACCGGCAAAGCGCAGCAACTGAAATCCCCCGAAGGAAAATTTGTCATGGAATTTTCGTTACTCAACGATGGAACTCCAAGCTACAACCTGAAATACAAAAACAAAGAGGTTATAAAATCCAGTAAATTGGGATTAGAACTAAAAGACGATACGAAATCATTGTTGAATGATTTTGCTGTTGTTGACACAAAAACGGCAACTTTTGACGAAAGCTGGAAACCGGTTTGGGGTGAGGTGAATCAAATTCGCAATCATTACAATGAATTAGCGGTAACCTTAAACCAAAAAGGAACAGACCGTCAAATTATCATTCGTTTCCGCTTGTTTGATGATGGTTTAGGTTTTCGTTACGAATTCCCAACACAAAAAAACCTGACTTATTTTGTAATCAAAGAAGAGAGAACACAATTTGCGATGGCGGGAGATCATACCGCTTTTTGGATTCCGGGCGATTACGATACGCAAGAATACGATTATACCCAATCGAAATTATCTGAAATCAGAGGACTTTCAGAAAAAGCCTATACCGAAAATGTTTCTCAGAAATCTTTTTCGCCAACAGGAGTTCAAACTTCATTGATGATGAAATCGGCTGATGGGATTTACATCAATTTACACGAAGCGGCCTTGATTAATTATTCGTGCATGCATTTGAATTTGGATGACAAAAACATGATTTTTCAATCTTGGTTAACACCGGATGCAAACGGCGACAAAGGATACATGCAGGCACCAAATCATTCGCCTTGGAGAACGATTATTGTGAGTGATGATGCGCGCCAGATTCTGGCTTCAAAAATGACATTAAACTTAAATGATCCTTGTAAAATTGAAGATACCTCTTGGATCAAGCCTGTAAAATATATTGGAGTTTGGTGGGAAATGATCACCGGAAAAAGCTCTTGGGCTTACACCAATGATTTCCCTACAGTACAATTAGGTATAACTGATTACGCCAAAGCAAAACCAAATGGAACTCACGGAGCCACTACCGCTCACGTAAAAGAATACATTGACTTTGCAGCTAAACATGGTTTCGACGCAGTTCTTGTTGAAGGTTGGAACGAAGGTTGGGAAGATTGGTTTGGACATTCAAAGGATTATGTTTTTGATTTTGTAACTCCTTATCCTGATTTTGACGTAAAAGGAATTCATGCTTACGCAAAAGCAAAAGGAGTAAAAATGATTATGCATCATGAAACTTCTGGATCTGTTCGCAATTACGAACGCCACATGGATAAAGCCTACCAATTTATGAATGACAACGGTTACAATGCCGTAAAAAGTGGTTATGTAGGTAGTATTTTGCCAAGTGGTGAAAACCATTACAACCAATGGGCGATAAACCATTATCAGTATGCTATTGAAAAAGCTGCCGATTATAAAATTATGGTCAATGCACACGAAGCCGTTCGCCCAACAGGAATTTCCAGAACTTACCCAAATTTAATTGGTAACGAATCCGCAAGAGGAACGGAGTACCAAGCTTTTGGCGGTTCTAAAGCAAATCACGTAACAATATTGCCTTTTACCCGTTTAATTGGCGGACCAATGGATTACACGCCCGGTATTTTCGAAATGGATATCAGTAAATTGAATCCTGACAACAAATCGCACGTAAACAGCACCATTGCCAACCAATTGGCATTGTACGTAACCATGTACAGCCCGTTACAAATGGCCGCTGATTTAATTGAGCATTACAATCAGTTTCCGGATGCTTTTCAATTCATTAAAGATGTAGCTGTAGATTGGGATGAAAGTAACTATCTTGAAGCAGAACCAGGCGATTATATTACCGTTGCCCGTAAAGCAAAAGGAACTAACAATTGGTTTGTGGGGAATGTAAACGGAAATATTAGCCGTACTTCAAACATCAACTTTGATTTCTTGGAAAAAGGCAAAAAATACACTGCAACTATTTATGCAGATGCTAAGGACGCCCATTTCAAAACGAATCCGCAAGCATACAAAATTCGCAAAATGACCGTGACCAATAAATCTAAATTGTCACAGTTATCTGCCCCAGGCGGAGGTTATGCCATCAGCATTATCGAAAACAACTAA
- a CDS encoding geranylgeranylglycerol-phosphate geranylgeranyltransferase, with product MLSRQHKLLIMKIVSLFSVVRGYNIPVIILAQYLSAIFILAPEKRALAVLLDFHLFLLVFASAITIASGYIINNFYDSKKDLINRPNKSMLDRLVSQKTKLNVYFTLNFIAALMALVVSWRAFLFFSVYIFLIWFYSHKIKKIPVVGNLMAALLAVIPFFAILLHYYFKLTFEEIENYKDHLAVIFAHANFLFLLLLIREMIKDLENIKGDLANGYQTIPIILGELVAKKIITALTFLTIIPVYVLIEIYDVGYMDIYFYSCLIVLIFFLLYLWKSDRKGEYLLLHNILKFLIVAGVFSIVLIDPSVLWNGKKILLII from the coding sequence ATGTTAAGCAGACAGCACAAACTTCTCATCATGAAAATTGTCAGTTTGTTCTCTGTCGTTAGAGGGTACAACATTCCAGTTATTATTCTTGCTCAATATCTTTCGGCCATATTTATTCTTGCCCCCGAAAAAAGAGCACTTGCCGTATTATTAGATTTTCACTTGTTCCTGCTGGTTTTTGCCTCGGCCATAACAATTGCTTCCGGCTATATTATCAATAATTTTTACGACAGCAAAAAAGATTTGATCAACCGCCCTAATAAATCCATGCTGGATCGATTGGTCAGCCAGAAAACGAAATTAAACGTTTATTTTACGCTAAATTTCATTGCGGCTTTGATGGCTTTGGTCGTTTCTTGGCGTGCTTTTTTATTCTTTTCGGTTTATATTTTCTTAATCTGGTTCTATTCTCATAAAATAAAAAAAATCCCTGTTGTAGGAAATCTAATGGCGGCTTTACTGGCTGTAATTCCTTTTTTCGCCATATTACTGCATTATTATTTCAAACTTACATTTGAAGAAATCGAAAACTACAAGGATCATCTTGCGGTAATTTTTGCACACGCCAACTTCCTATTTCTGCTACTGCTTATACGTGAAATGATTAAAGATTTAGAAAACATAAAAGGAGATTTGGCGAATGGCTACCAAACCATCCCGATTATTCTGGGCGAATTGGTTGCTAAAAAAATCATAACCGCTTTAACGTTTTTGACCATAATCCCAGTCTATGTTCTGATTGAAATCTATGACGTGGGCTATATGGACATTTATTTTTATTCTTGCCTGATTGTCCTTATTTTCTTCCTCTTATACTTATGGAAATCCGACCGTAAAGGAGAATATTTACTACTTCACAACATCTTAAAGTTTCTTATTGTTGCTGGAGTTTTTTCAATTGTTCTTATCGATCCGTCTGTATTATGGAATGGCAAAAAGATACTTTTAATCATTTAG
- a CDS encoding glycoside hydrolase family 13 protein: protein MNSKNQLSKTRIHLLHKIMLLVLLFSASANAQIQRTEPPFWYAGMHNLELQIMFYGKNIAQNDISVSNNIVIKNVQKTENPNYVFVTIDTKNIPASELLFTFKNKNKVAFTKKYSLKQRRENSAQRKSFDASDMMYLIMPDRFANGNPKNDSDPSLVEKVNRSIPGGRHGGDIEGIIKNLDYISSLGATTIWNTPLNEDNDKEHSYHTYAQSDVYKIDARYGTNEDYVRLSNEMHKRDMKLVMDYVTNHWGITHWMMKDLPTKTWTNQFENYTQTHHRREVITDIHASKLDKEVCIDGWFVPSMPDLNLKNPLVAKYLTQNAIWWIEYANLDGFRVDTYNYSDPAAMANWAKSVTDEYPNFNIVGEIWMHNQANLAYWQKDSKIGAIQNYNSNLPSVMDFTLHNQIGSAFNDDEANWDNGMIKFYNNFALDYLYPNTNNILVFAENHDTSRINDLYKYDIAKYKLVMTLMATVRGIPQLYYGSEIGMGGDKSQGDGGIRLDFPGGWEGDANNAFTKEGRTAKQAEYFDFTSKLFNWRKSNEAVHFGKMTHYIPENNTYVYFRYTDAKTVMVVFNNNAKPQTIKTNRFQENIKNFKTGKDILTDKKFDLTSEITLEPKSALVLELE from the coding sequence ATGAATAGTAAAAACCAACTCTCCAAAACAAGGATTCATTTACTCCATAAAATAATGTTGCTTGTTTTATTGTTCTCTGCTTCCGCAAATGCGCAAATCCAGCGAACAGAACCTCCTTTCTGGTATGCCGGGATGCACAATCTTGAACTTCAGATTATGTTTTACGGCAAGAATATAGCGCAAAATGACATTTCTGTTTCAAATAATATTGTCATAAAAAACGTTCAGAAAACCGAAAATCCCAACTATGTTTTCGTCACAATTGACACCAAAAACATTCCGGCTTCTGAGTTACTTTTTACATTTAAAAACAAAAACAAAGTTGCTTTCACTAAAAAATACTCTTTAAAACAAAGAAGAGAAAATTCTGCTCAACGCAAAAGTTTCGATGCTTCGGATATGATGTACTTAATCATGCCCGATCGTTTTGCAAACGGGAATCCGAAAAACGATAGCGATCCTTCATTAGTAGAAAAAGTAAATCGTTCAATCCCTGGCGGACGTCATGGTGGTGATATCGAAGGAATCATCAAGAACTTAGATTATATTTCATCTTTAGGGGCAACAACAATCTGGAACACGCCATTAAACGAAGACAACGACAAAGAACATTCGTATCATACCTATGCGCAATCTGATGTTTACAAAATCGATGCGCGTTACGGAACAAATGAAGATTACGTTCGTTTATCTAACGAAATGCATAAAAGAGACATGAAATTGGTTATGGATTATGTAACTAATCACTGGGGAATCACGCATTGGATGATGAAAGATTTACCAACAAAAACATGGACTAATCAATTTGAAAACTACACACAAACACATCACAGACGTGAAGTAATTACCGATATTCACGCTTCAAAACTAGACAAAGAAGTTTGTATCGATGGATGGTTTGTACCTTCAATGCCAGATTTAAATTTAAAAAATCCATTAGTTGCAAAATACCTAACTCAAAATGCAATTTGGTGGATTGAATATGCAAATCTTGACGGATTTAGAGTAGACACGTACAACTATTCAGATCCTGCAGCAATGGCAAACTGGGCAAAATCAGTTACAGATGAATATCCAAACTTTAATATTGTTGGAGAAATCTGGATGCACAATCAGGCTAATTTAGCGTATTGGCAAAAAGACAGTAAAATTGGGGCAATCCAAAATTACAATTCAAATTTACCAAGTGTAATGGATTTCACTTTACACAACCAAATCGGGTCGGCTTTTAATGATGACGAAGCAAACTGGGATAATGGTATGATCAAATTTTACAACAATTTTGCCTTAGATTATCTGTATCCAAATACAAATAACATTCTGGTTTTTGCCGAAAATCACGATACAAGCAGAATCAACGATCTTTACAAATATGACATTGCTAAATACAAATTAGTAATGACATTAATGGCAACCGTTCGTGGAATTCCGCAATTGTATTATGGTTCAGAAATTGGAATGGGTGGAGACAAAAGCCAAGGTGATGGCGGAATACGTCTGGATTTCCCTGGTGGATGGGAAGGCGATGCAAACAATGCCTTTACAAAAGAAGGCAGAACAGCTAAACAAGCAGAATATTTTGATTTTACATCAAAATTATTCAATTGGAGAAAATCTAATGAAGCAGTTCACTTTGGAAAAATGACGCACTATATTCCAGAAAACAATACCTATGTTTATTTCAGATATACAGATGCCAAAACAGTAATGGTAGTTTTTAATAACAACGCAAAACCGCAAACTATTAAGACAAACCGTTTCCAAGAAAACATCAAGAATTTCAAAACAGGAAAAGATATTCTAACAGATAAAAAATTCGATTTGACATCTGAAATTACCTTAGAACCAAAATCAGCTCTAGTTCTAGAACTAGAATAA